Proteins from one Bradyrhizobium amphicarpaeae genomic window:
- the katG gene encoding catalase/peroxidase HPI yields the protein MDDTSKCPFSGGKRVPANRDWWPTQLSIETLHKNSDKSDPMGKDFDYAKEFKSLDLNAVIKDLTALMTDSQEWWPADFGHYGGLMIRMAWHSAGTYRTTDGRGGAGAGQQRFAPLNSWPDNANLDKARRLLWPIKQKYGRKLSWADLMVLAGNVALESMGFKTFGFAGGRVDVWEPEELYWGPEGTWLGDERYSGERELAEPLGAVQMGLIYVNPEGPNGKPDPVAAAKDIRETFARMAMNDEETVALIAGGHSFGKTHGAGDPSLVGPEPEAGALEDQGLGWKSKHASGLAGDSITSGLEVTWTTTPTKWSNNFFENLFNFEWELTKSPGGAQQWTAKNADAIIPDAFDKSKKHRPTMLTTDLSLRFDPAYEKISRRFLENPDQFADAFARAWFKLTHRDMGPIQRYLGPLVPKETLIWQDPIPAVNHELASDQDIAALKTKILASGLSVSELVSTAWASASTFRGSDKRGGANGARIRLAPQKDWEVNEPAQLSKVLGKLEAIQKDFNASSGAKKVSLADLIVLGGTAAVEKAAKDAGVDVKVGFTPGRMDASQEQTDAASFAPLEPRADGFRNFIGKRHQFMQQEEALVDRAQLLRLTGPEMTVLLGGLRVLGANANGSKHGVLTSKVGTLSNDFFVNLLDMSTQWSQAADGTYEARDRKTNAVKWTGTRVDLIFGAHSQLRAYAEVYATSDAKEQFVKDFAEAWTKVMNLDRYDIVRK from the coding sequence ATGGACGACACTTCAAAGTGCCCGTTTTCGGGTGGAAAACGCGTGCCGGCAAACCGTGATTGGTGGCCAACCCAGCTCAGCATCGAGACGCTGCACAAGAATTCCGACAAGTCCGACCCGATGGGCAAGGACTTCGACTACGCCAAGGAATTCAAGTCGCTCGACCTCAATGCGGTCATCAAGGACCTGACCGCGCTGATGACGGATTCGCAGGAATGGTGGCCCGCCGATTTCGGTCACTACGGCGGCCTCATGATCCGCATGGCCTGGCACAGTGCGGGCACCTATCGCACCACCGACGGTCGCGGTGGCGCCGGCGCCGGTCAGCAGCGTTTCGCGCCGCTCAACAGCTGGCCCGACAACGCCAATCTCGACAAGGCGCGCCGTCTGCTCTGGCCGATCAAGCAGAAATACGGCCGCAAGCTCTCCTGGGCCGACCTGATGGTTCTCGCCGGCAACGTCGCGCTGGAATCGATGGGCTTCAAGACCTTCGGCTTCGCCGGGGGCCGCGTCGATGTCTGGGAGCCGGAAGAGCTCTATTGGGGTCCGGAAGGCACCTGGCTGGGCGATGAGCGCTACAGCGGCGAACGCGAACTTGCCGAACCGCTCGGCGCAGTGCAGATGGGCCTCATCTACGTCAATCCGGAAGGTCCGAACGGCAAGCCGGATCCGGTCGCCGCGGCCAAGGACATTCGCGAGACCTTCGCCCGCATGGCGATGAACGACGAGGAGACCGTCGCGCTGATCGCCGGTGGCCACTCTTTCGGCAAGACCCATGGCGCGGGTGATCCGTCGCTGGTCGGACCGGAGCCGGAAGCGGGCGCGCTCGAGGATCAAGGCCTCGGCTGGAAGAGCAAGCACGCGTCGGGCCTGGCGGGTGATTCCATCACCAGCGGCCTCGAAGTGACCTGGACGACGACCCCGACCAAGTGGAGCAACAACTTCTTCGAGAACCTGTTCAACTTCGAATGGGAGCTGACGAAGAGCCCGGGCGGTGCGCAACAGTGGACGGCGAAGAACGCCGACGCGATCATTCCCGATGCCTTCGACAAGTCGAAGAAGCACCGGCCGACGATGCTGACCACCGACCTCTCGCTGCGCTTCGATCCGGCCTATGAGAAGATCTCGCGGCGCTTCCTGGAGAATCCCGATCAGTTCGCGGACGCGTTTGCCCGCGCCTGGTTCAAGCTCACCCACCGCGACATGGGCCCGATCCAGCGTTATCTCGGCCCGCTGGTGCCGAAGGAGACGCTGATCTGGCAGGATCCGATCCCGGCCGTGAACCACGAACTGGCCAGCGATCAGGACATCGCCGCGCTGAAGACCAAGATCCTGGCCTCCGGTCTCTCGGTGTCCGAACTGGTCTCGACGGCCTGGGCGTCGGCCTCGACGTTCCGCGGTTCGGACAAGCGCGGCGGCGCCAACGGTGCGCGCATCCGTCTTGCCCCGCAGAAGGATTGGGAGGTGAACGAGCCGGCCCAGCTCTCGAAGGTCCTCGGCAAGCTCGAAGCGATCCAGAAAGACTTCAACGCATCATCCGGCGCGAAGAAGGTTTCGCTGGCCGACCTGATCGTGCTCGGCGGCACCGCCGCGGTCGAGAAGGCCGCGAAGGATGCCGGCGTCGACGTCAAGGTCGGTTTCACCCCGGGGCGGATGGATGCCTCGCAGGAACAGACTGACGCTGCCTCCTTTGCTCCGCTGGAGCCGCGCGCCGATGGTTTCCGCAACTTCATCGGCAAGCGGCATCAGTTCATGCAGCAGGAAGAAGCCCTGGTCGATCGCGCGCAACTGCTCCGGCTCACCGGTCCGGAGATGACGGTGCTTCTCGGCGGCCTGCGCGTGCTCGGTGCCAATGCGAACGGTTCGAAGCACGGCGTCCTCACCTCGAAAGTGGGAACGCTCAGCAACGACTTCTTCGTCAACCTGCTCGACATGAGCACGCAATGGTCTCAGGCGGCTGACGGCACCTACGAGGCCCGCGACCGCAAGACCAATGCGGTCAAGTGGACCGGCACGCGCGTCGACCTGATCTTCGGGGCGCACTCGCAGCTCCGCGCCTATGCCGAGGTCTATGCCACCTCGGACGCCAAGGAGCAGTTCGTCAAGGACTTCGCCGAGGCCTGGACCAAGGTGATGAACCTCGATCGCTACGACATCGTGCGCAAGTGA
- a CDS encoding hydrogen peroxide-inducible genes activator, which translates to MANVTMRQLRYFDALARHGHFGRAAEASSISQPALSMQIKELEDALGGLLLERSARQVALTRFGEELAPRVRDILRSVDELGDFARASQDRFAGRLRIGMIPTIAPYLLPKITKNLTRMHPELDIRVRETMTPRLIQELVDGRLDTAIVALPVSEPSLTEVALFDEKFLLVRPGSDEGTPVPSREMMREMRLLLLEEGHCFRDQALSFCNMQSAPPREMLDANSLSTLVQMVSAGIGVTLIPEMAVPVETRSASVSLARFRDPEPSRTIGMVWRKTSPLARQLLQISEVVCLSAGKVRARPSVRSQRA; encoded by the coding sequence ATGGCCAACGTCACGATGCGCCAGCTCCGGTATTTCGATGCGCTGGCGCGCCACGGCCATTTCGGCCGAGCGGCGGAGGCGAGTTCGATCTCGCAGCCGGCCCTGTCGATGCAAATCAAGGAACTGGAGGACGCGCTCGGCGGCCTGCTGCTGGAGCGCAGCGCCCGGCAGGTGGCCCTGACCCGGTTTGGCGAAGAGCTCGCGCCGCGCGTCCGCGACATCCTGCGCTCGGTCGACGAACTCGGCGATTTCGCTCGCGCCTCGCAGGACCGCTTCGCCGGCCGGCTGCGGATCGGGATGATCCCGACGATCGCGCCCTATCTGCTGCCCAAGATCACCAAAAATCTCACCCGCATGCATCCGGAGCTCGACATCCGTGTGCGCGAGACGATGACGCCGCGGCTGATCCAGGAACTTGTGGACGGCCGGCTCGACACCGCCATCGTGGCGCTGCCGGTGTCCGAACCCTCTCTCACCGAGGTCGCGCTGTTCGACGAGAAATTCCTGCTGGTCCGGCCGGGCTCCGATGAAGGCACACCGGTGCCGTCGCGCGAGATGATGCGCGAGATGCGGCTGTTGCTGCTTGAAGAAGGACATTGCTTCCGCGATCAGGCGCTGTCGTTCTGCAACATGCAATCGGCGCCGCCGCGCGAGATGCTGGATGCGAACTCGCTGTCGACGCTGGTCCAGATGGTCAGCGCCGGGATCGGCGTGACCCTGATTCCGGAGATGGCGGTACCGGTGGAGACGCGGTCGGCCTCGGTTTCGCTGGCGCGCTTTCGCGACCCCGAGCCTTCGCGCACCATCGGCATGGTCTGGCGCAAGACCAGCCCGCTGGCGCGCCAGCTTCTGCAGATTTCCGAAGTGGTGTGCCTGTCGGCCGGCAAGGTGCGTGCCCGCCCATCCGTGCGCAGCCAGCGGGCTTGA